In Sphingobacterium sp. R2, the genomic stretch TTTATGCAAAATAGATTCAGTTTTGTTGCTAAACCTAGCTATTGAATATTCATTCCACTATATGAAATATTCATTCCACCGGATACGTCAATGCGTGTCCATCGCTATCTTGTCTTCTGGATAGAAAGGAAAGATGCAACTGGTTCCTTCTACGATGTAAATTATACCGTTTATTACCTGAAATTGTTTTCTAACTTCAGGCGGTAGTTCCATTGACAATAATTCTCATTTCAATGTAAATTACAATATTATATTTTGCACAATATAATTTCTTGGTGTACATTTGTATGGTCAAATTAAAACAAATTAAAATATGAAAACGTTATATAACATCGGTGCGACAGCAAAAGGCGGACGAAACGGTCAGGTAAAAAGTGAAAATGGTGTATTGGACTTAGCTGTTCGTATGCCTAAAGGTCTTGGCGGGGCCAATGACGATTATGCTAATCCGGAAATGCTTTTCGCAGCAGGGTATGCGGCATGCTTTGATAGTGCTTTGAATTTGGTGATCAGATCAGAAAAGGTTAAAACAGGAGAGACATCTGTAACTGCTCATGTCAGTATAGGACAACTGGAAAATGGTGGTTTCGGTCTCGCTGCTCAACTACATGCAAATATTCCTGGTGTGAGCGTTGAAGTTGCACAGGAATTGATTGAAAAGGCACATCAAGTTTGTCCTTATTCAAATGCCACAAGAGGTAATATAGAAGTTAAATTGACAGTATCAACTAACGAATAATAGATGAATAATTTGGCCAATGTGCTGACGGCACTTGTACTTTTAGAACATGTGTACATTGTATGGATGGAAATGTTTGCTTGGGAAACGGCTGGAAAACGCAGTTTCGGAAAAGCTCTTCCTGCTGAGCTCTTCAAACCTACTAAGGGGCTTGCTGCAAATCAAGGCTTGTATAATGGTTTTTTGGTTGCAGGCTTGGCCTGGTCGTTTTTTATCACTGATCCGGTATGGAGTGAAAATGTACGACTGTTTTTTCTAGGATGTGTTCTTGTGGCTGGAATTTTTGGCGCAATTACATCTAGCAAAAAGATATTCATTGTACAGGGGCTGCCAGCATTGTTGGCGATATTAGCTGTTATTCTCTCCAAATAAATATATAATTATATGTCATTAATAGAAGATTTAAAATGGCGTCATGCTGTAAAGGCGTATGACCCTGAAAAAAAAGTTAGTCAGGAAGATATCGATAAGATTGTGGAAGCTGCTCGTTTAGCCCCTACGTCTTCAGGCCTGCAACCATTTAAAGTGCTTGTCGTTGAGAACCAGGTATTAAAAGAGGAGTTGGCTAAGGGAGCACTAAATCCAGAGTGTATGCGGGAATGTTCGCACGTGCTGATTTTCGCTGCATGGGATCGCTATACGGCTGAGCGTATCGATCAGGTTTATGATTATACAACAGATGAACGCGATCTGCCTCGAGGACGCTTTGGTTCGTACACCG encodes the following:
- a CDS encoding DUF1304 domain-containing protein produces the protein MNNLANVLTALVLLEHVYIVWMEMFAWETAGKRSFGKALPAELFKPTKGLAANQGLYNGFLVAGLAWSFFITDPVWSENVRLFFLGCVLVAGIFGAITSSKKIFIVQGLPALLAILAVILSK
- a CDS encoding nitroreductase family protein, producing the protein MSLIEDLKWRHAVKAYDPEKKVSQEDIDKIVEAARLAPTSSGLQPFKVLVVENQVLKEELAKGALNPECMRECSHVLIFAAWDRYTAERIDQVYDYTTDERDLPRGRFGSYTDKLKSIYLNEAAERNFAHTARQTYIALGLALAQAAELRVDSTPAEGFDNQVVDNVLELEKLGLKSVSLMYIGVADSSRDWISTMKKVRVSKEDFVVEYK
- a CDS encoding organic hydroperoxide resistance protein, with translation MKTLYNIGATAKGGRNGQVKSENGVLDLAVRMPKGLGGANDDYANPEMLFAAGYAACFDSALNLVIRSEKVKTGETSVTAHVSIGQLENGGFGLAAQLHANIPGVSVEVAQELIEKAHQVCPYSNATRGNIEVKLTVSTNE